TCTTGACCTAAATAAAAAAATTGATGATTTGTCCTTTGGAAACAAGAAGAAGGTTGGTATAGTTCAGGGGCTACTTCATGAACCAAAATTAATTATTCTTGATGAGCCTACTAGTGGCCTAGATCCTCTTATGCAGCAGAAATTCTTCGATTTATTAGAAGAAGAAAATAAGAAAGGTGCAACAATCTTTTTTTCCTCTCATATATTAAGTGAAGTTCAAAGATTGTGTGATCGTGTGGCAATTATTAAAGAGGGTAGAATAATAAAACTAGAGAAAATTAGTACTTTAAAAGAAAATAATTATAAAAAGTTCAAGATTGAAACTATATCAAAACTAGATAAAAATTACTTTAATATTGCAGGTGTAAATAAATTAGAATCCAAGGGAAATGTGGTTAATTTCATGTTTAAAGGGAATATCAATACAATTATGCAAAAGATTGCAACTGTTGACATAAGTAATATTTGGATAGATGAGCCTGATCTTGAAGAAATTTTTATGCACTATTATTCAAAGGAGGAATAGATAGAATGAATATATTCCTACATGAATTAAAAGCTTATAGGAAATCCACTATTTTATGGACCATATCATTGGTTTTGGTGAATATTGTGTTTTTTTCATTATATCCGTCCTTTTCAAAGGATGTTGAAAAGATAAAAAGTTTAATGGAAGGCTTTCCTGAGGCCATAAGAATTGGTATGGGCATTTCTTTAGATAGTTTTGCTAGCATATTAGGATATTATTCCTTTCCCTTCACATTTGTACTTTTGATTGGGTCAATTCAAGCTATGAATTTTGGTACTTCCGTTGTATCGAAGGAAGTAAGGCAAAAGACAGCAGATTTTCTGTTAACAAAACCTATTAGACGGACACAAATTTTAACTTCTAAGATAATGGCAGTAATTACAGCATTAGTAATTACAAATGTAATTTACATAGGAGCTACAATCATGACTATCTCTGCTGTAAAGAATAATGACTATGATTCTAAAATATTATTTATGATTTCTATAACATTGTTATTTGTACAATTAATATTTATGTCTTTAGGCGTTATTATTTCAGTAATACTGCCTAGAATTAAATCTGTTCTACCTATTTCTCTAGCTACTGTGTTTGTTTTTTATTTTATAAGTTTTTTAAGTTCACAGGATCCAGATGATATGATTCGATATATAACTCCCTTTAAGTACTTTGATCCTACTTATATTATAGAGAATAGTGCATATGAGACACCCTTTCTTATTATAACTTTGGTGTTTATTGTAGCCTCTATTACAGCAAGTTATGTGATTTATTCTAAAAGAGATATTCATGCTGTTTAGTGGATTCGTTTTAAAAACTAGGAGGTTTAATGGATGAATATATTTACTAGAGAAATGAAGGCACATAGAAGATCATTAATTATATGGTGTATAGGTATGGTAGGAATGATTGGGTCAGGCATGGGGAAATATGCAGGCTATGCTAGTTCAGGAGAGTCTATAAATGATATATTGGCTATATTTCCTAAATCATTATTAAACATAATGGGTATAAGTAGTTTTGATTTATCAACTGCCATGGGGTTTTATGGAGT
This is a stretch of genomic DNA from Anaeromicrobium sediminis. It encodes these proteins:
- a CDS encoding ABC transporter permease subunit, yielding MNIFLHELKAYRKSTILWTISLVLVNIVFFSLYPSFSKDVEKIKSLMEGFPEAIRIGMGISLDSFASILGYYSFPFTFVLLIGSIQAMNFGTSVVSKEVRQKTADFLLTKPIRRTQILTSKIMAVITALVITNVIYIGATIMTISAVKNNDYDSKILFMISITLLFVQLIFMSLGVIISVILPRIKSVLPISLATVFVFYFISFLSSQDPDDMIRYITPFKYFDPTYIIENSAYETPFLIITLVFIVASITASYVIYSKRDIHAV
- a CDS encoding ABC transporter ATP-binding protein, whose translation is MNVIETNNLTKSYGKSRGIVDINFSVKEGEVFGFIGPNGAGKSTTIRTLLSLIYPTSGSAKIFGKDVVEHGPEIKKEIGYLPSEVFYYDNMKVIDLLKYSASFYKKDCTEKIKYLAEVMNLDLNKKIDDLSFGNKKKVGIVQGLLHEPKLIILDEPTSGLDPLMQQKFFDLLEEENKKGATIFFSSHILSEVQRLCDRVAIIKEGRIIKLEKISTLKENNYKKFKIETISKLDKNYFNIAGVNKLESKGNVVNFMFKGNINTIMQKIATVDISNIWIDEPDLEEIFMHYYSKEE